A DNA window from Arachis hypogaea cultivar Tifrunner chromosome 18, arahy.Tifrunner.gnm2.J5K5, whole genome shotgun sequence contains the following coding sequences:
- the LOC112769370 gene encoding ubiquitin carboxyl-terminal hydrolase 15 isoform X1, whose product MLEPRESDIPLLFLVLVVFPLVAYILLGKWSETTKKRDRISLLAQLAAEEALRAEEMAVPDLIPLVTSSKIASKSELHPLSKKSEHHQCARCSAPSKTRCSRCKAVRYCSGNCQIIHWRQIHKQECKQLETQKTGSFPLSGSFDEFSHENGFYESMNTQFFGHTLKQTPRESVPLDHLVPPLTGTAAPATSDFSLYNSSQPSTLERRSSYKSNRETRRRDNGSIHKSPIESTDHKVASSSSSSVVSKDAFSGQKLMNNEYSTLEEETSRKSCSDGFGVHVNGQDASRNVVYEGRNYQSQYGNAFVPRNNHGHSNVSSAVNNNEDVEEFEKGNATNKGNIVRGGNCHSEEAAQYDCSSDMIMKGSVKAKKMSHISKTKSSKSPKSKSPKSTSKTSTDFCCSEREGKVADEQKTIENKDAIPLHGGNGAASTGIMKMMGLRKSSKPTVMVSPEGSGASCKKIKKMKMLFPYEEFVKIFQSEIFGICPRGLLNCGNSCYANAVLQCLTSTKPLVVYLLYRSHSKACCAKDWCLMCELEQHIIILRENGDPLSPSRILWHMRSINCHMGDGSQEDAHEFLRLLIASMQSICLEGLGGEKKVDPRLQETTFIQHTFGGRLQSKVKCLNCNHESERYENIMDLTLEILGWVESLEDALTQFTSPEDLDGENMYRCGSCTAYVRARKKLSVHEAPNILTIVLKRFQEGRYGKINKYITFPEMLDMIPFMTGMGDVPPLYMLYAVVVHLDTLNASFSGHYISYVKDLQGNWFRIDDSEVQPVLINQVMSEGAYILFYMRSCPRPPVELSGKNMQQSVPNYSKHCPVEPQKPSKSGHSRNNSQFVVPEPLVDTRADVAPRQINSANGFLRRSTSRNVLPVTQTYFENIRHEFSDAASSDWSLFTSSDEASFTTESTRDSFSTVDYSDNMDPLASIFNFTPKNSYRKFSNSRPLTRFVPEKGHTERVERIDQSHNKAMNSSIEHHPPNGNCSMYVYYGRSNPVCDNITRT is encoded by the exons ATGCTCGAACCGCGTGAATCTGATATTCCTCTCCTGTTTCTGGTCCTGGTTGTATTTCCTTTGGTGGCTTATATCTTACTTGGAAAATGGAGCGAGACTACTAAGAAGAGAGATAGGATAAGCTTGCTTGCCCAGTTGGCTGCCGAAGAAGCTTTGAGAGCAGAGGAAATGGCCGTCCCTGATTTGATTCCTCTGGTGACTTCTTCTAAGATTGCTTCTAAGAGTGAACTTCATCCTCTATCAAAGAAGAGTGAACATCATCAATGTGCCCGGTGCTCGGCCCCATCCAAGACTCGCTGCTCCAGATGCAAGGCTGTTAGATATTG CTCTGGGAATTGTCAGATAATCCACTGGAGGCAAATTCACAAGCAAGAATGCAAACAATTGGAAACACAAAAAACAGGCTCATTTCCTCTGAGCGGTTCATTCGATGAGTTCAGTCATGAGAATGGTTTTTATGAAAGCATGAACACCCAGTTCTTTGGACACACTTTGAAGCAGACACCAAGGGAGAGTGTGCCTTTAGATCATTTGGTTCCCCCTCTAACCGGAACTGCTGCCCCTGCTACATCTGATTTTTCCCTTTATAATAGTTCTCAACCTTCCACTTTGGAGAGAAGAAGTTCCTATAAATCCAACAGAGAAACTAGGAGAAGAGATAATGGATCTATCCACAAGTCACCAATTGAGTCTACTGATCATAAGGTTGCTAGCTCTTCCTCTTCGAGTGTGGTATCAAAGGATGCATTTTCGGGACAGAAG TTAATGAATAATGAGTATTCTACGTTGGAGGAAGAAACTTCAAGAAAGTCCTGCTCTGATGGCTTCGGAGTTCATGTCAATGGACAGGATGCATCAAGAAATGTAGTCTACGAGGGTCGTAACTATCAGAGTCAATATGGAAATGCATTTGTACCAAGAAACAACCATGGACACTCAAATGTGTCAAGTGCGGTAAACAATAATGAAGATGTAGAAGAATTTGAAAAAGGCAACGCTACTAACAAAGGAAACATAGTTAGAGGAGGAAATTGTCATTCTGAAGAAGCAGCACAATATGATTGCTCTTCTGACATGATAATGAAAGGAAGTGTGAAGGCCAAAAAGATGTCACATATTTCTAAGACCAAATCTTCTAAATCACCAAAGTCAAAATCACCGAAGTCAACATCAAAGACATCAACAGATTTTTGTTGTtcagaaagagaaggaaaagttgCAGATGAACAAA AAACCATTGAAAACAAAGATGCCATCCCTCTGCATGGTGGCAACGGGGCTGCAAGCACTGGAATTATGAAAATGATGGGTTTGAGGAAATCATCAAAACCAACTGTAATGGTCTCCCCTGAAGGTAGTGGTGCAAGCtgtaagaagataaagaagatgaAG ATGTTGTTTCCTTATGAGGAATTTGTAAAGATTTTTCAGAGTGAAATCTTTGGCATATGCCCCAGGGGCCTGTTGAATTGTGGGAACAG TTGCTATGCGAATGCTGTCTTGCAGTGCTTGACTTCTACGAAGCCTCTTGTTGTCTATTTGCTTTATAGATCACATTCAAAAGCCT GTTGTGCTAAAGATTGGTGTCTCATGTGTGAACTGGAGCAGCACATTATAATTTTGAGAGAAAATGGAGATCCTCTATCTCCTAGTAGGATACTTTGGCACATGCGGAGTATAAATTGCCACATGGGTGATGGAAGTCAGGAAGATGCTCATGAATTTTTAAG GCTTCTTATTGCGTCAATGCAATCTATATGCTTGGAGGGACTTGGTGGTGAGAAAAAGGTTGATCCTAGACTACAAGAAACAACTTTCATACAACATACGTTTGGTGGCCGTCTTCAATCCAAG GTTAAATGTCTGAATTGTAACCATGAATCAGAAAGGTATGAGAATATTATGGACCTAACCTTGGAGATATTGGGTTGGGTTGAGTCACTGGAAGATGCCCTGACTCAATTTACTTCCCCTGAAGATTTGGATGGTGAAAATATGTACAGATGTGGAAG TTGCACTGCATATGTTCGAGCTAGAAAGAAACTGAGCGTACATGAAGCTCCGAACATCCTAACTATTGTGTTGAAGCGATTTCAG GAAGGAAGATATGGCAAAATTAACAAGTACATAACATTTCCTGAAATGCTCGATATGATACCTTTCATGACTGGGATGGGTGATGTTCCCCCACTCTATATGCTTTATGCTGTTGTCGTACACCTGGACACACTGAATGCATCTTTCTCTGGACATTACATTTCGTATGTGAAAGATCTGCAAGGCAATTGGTTCAGGATTGATGATAGCGAG GTTCAGCCAGTGCTAATTAACCAGGTGATGTCAGAAGGTGCATATATCTTATTCTACATGAG ATCTTGTCCGCGCCCGCCAGTTGAACTTTCCGGGAAAAACATGCAGCAATCGGTTCCCAACTATTCAAAACACTGCCCGGTAGAACCACAGAAGCCTTCCAAGTCCGGACATAGCAGAAACAACAGCCAATTTGTCGTCCCTGAACCTTTGGTCGATACCAGAGCAGATGTTGCCCCTCGACAAATCAACTCTGCCAATGGCTTCCTCAGAAGAAGCACCAGCAGAAATGTCCTGCCAGTAACACAAACTTATTTCGAAAACATCAGGCACGAGTTCTCGGATGCAGCGTCTAGTGACTGGTCCCTTTTCACAAGCTCAGACGAGGCATCTTTCACGACGGAGAGCACTAGGGACTCCTTCAGTACGGTAGATTACAGTGATAACATGGATCCATTGGCATCCATCTTCAACTTCACCCCGAAAAACTCCTACAGGAAATTTTCGAATAGTCGGCCACTTACCAGGTTCGTCCCCGAAAAGGGTCATACTGAGAGAGTAGAGAGAATTGATCAGTCTCATAATAAGGCCATGAATTCATCAATTGAACACCATCCACCAAATGGTAATTGCAGCATGTATGTATACTATGGACGTAGTAACCCTGTGTGTGATAATATTACAAGGACTTGA
- the LOC112769370 gene encoding ubiquitin carboxyl-terminal hydrolase 15 isoform X2, giving the protein MLEPRESDIPLLFLVLVVFPLVAYILLGKWSETTKKRDRISLLAQLAAEEALRAEEMAVPDLIPLVTSSKIASKSELHPLSKKSEHHQCARCSAPSKTRCSRCKAVRYCSGNCQIIHWRQIHKQECKQLETQKTGSFPLSGSFDEFSHENGFYESMNTQFFGHTLKQTPRESVPLDHLVPPLTGTAAPATSDFSLYNSSQPSTLERRSSYKSNRETRRRDNGSIHKSPIESTDHKLMNNEYSTLEEETSRKSCSDGFGVHVNGQDASRNVVYEGRNYQSQYGNAFVPRNNHGHSNVSSAVNNNEDVEEFEKGNATNKGNIVRGGNCHSEEAAQYDCSSDMIMKGSVKAKKMSHISKTKSSKSPKSKSPKSTSKTSTDFCCSEREGKVADEQKTIENKDAIPLHGGNGAASTGIMKMMGLRKSSKPTVMVSPEGSGASCKKIKKMKMLFPYEEFVKIFQSEIFGICPRGLLNCGNSCYANAVLQCLTSTKPLVVYLLYRSHSKACCAKDWCLMCELEQHIIILRENGDPLSPSRILWHMRSINCHMGDGSQEDAHEFLRLLIASMQSICLEGLGGEKKVDPRLQETTFIQHTFGGRLQSKVKCLNCNHESERYENIMDLTLEILGWVESLEDALTQFTSPEDLDGENMYRCGSCTAYVRARKKLSVHEAPNILTIVLKRFQEGRYGKINKYITFPEMLDMIPFMTGMGDVPPLYMLYAVVVHLDTLNASFSGHYISYVKDLQGNWFRIDDSEVQPVLINQVMSEGAYILFYMRSCPRPPVELSGKNMQQSVPNYSKHCPVEPQKPSKSGHSRNNSQFVVPEPLVDTRADVAPRQINSANGFLRRSTSRNVLPVTQTYFENIRHEFSDAASSDWSLFTSSDEASFTTESTRDSFSTVDYSDNMDPLASIFNFTPKNSYRKFSNSRPLTRFVPEKGHTERVERIDQSHNKAMNSSIEHHPPNGNCSMYVYYGRSNPVCDNITRT; this is encoded by the exons ATGCTCGAACCGCGTGAATCTGATATTCCTCTCCTGTTTCTGGTCCTGGTTGTATTTCCTTTGGTGGCTTATATCTTACTTGGAAAATGGAGCGAGACTACTAAGAAGAGAGATAGGATAAGCTTGCTTGCCCAGTTGGCTGCCGAAGAAGCTTTGAGAGCAGAGGAAATGGCCGTCCCTGATTTGATTCCTCTGGTGACTTCTTCTAAGATTGCTTCTAAGAGTGAACTTCATCCTCTATCAAAGAAGAGTGAACATCATCAATGTGCCCGGTGCTCGGCCCCATCCAAGACTCGCTGCTCCAGATGCAAGGCTGTTAGATATTG CTCTGGGAATTGTCAGATAATCCACTGGAGGCAAATTCACAAGCAAGAATGCAAACAATTGGAAACACAAAAAACAGGCTCATTTCCTCTGAGCGGTTCATTCGATGAGTTCAGTCATGAGAATGGTTTTTATGAAAGCATGAACACCCAGTTCTTTGGACACACTTTGAAGCAGACACCAAGGGAGAGTGTGCCTTTAGATCATTTGGTTCCCCCTCTAACCGGAACTGCTGCCCCTGCTACATCTGATTTTTCCCTTTATAATAGTTCTCAACCTTCCACTTTGGAGAGAAGAAGTTCCTATAAATCCAACAGAGAAACTAGGAGAAGAGATAATGGATCTATCCACAAGTCACCAATTGAGTCTACTGATCATAAG TTAATGAATAATGAGTATTCTACGTTGGAGGAAGAAACTTCAAGAAAGTCCTGCTCTGATGGCTTCGGAGTTCATGTCAATGGACAGGATGCATCAAGAAATGTAGTCTACGAGGGTCGTAACTATCAGAGTCAATATGGAAATGCATTTGTACCAAGAAACAACCATGGACACTCAAATGTGTCAAGTGCGGTAAACAATAATGAAGATGTAGAAGAATTTGAAAAAGGCAACGCTACTAACAAAGGAAACATAGTTAGAGGAGGAAATTGTCATTCTGAAGAAGCAGCACAATATGATTGCTCTTCTGACATGATAATGAAAGGAAGTGTGAAGGCCAAAAAGATGTCACATATTTCTAAGACCAAATCTTCTAAATCACCAAAGTCAAAATCACCGAAGTCAACATCAAAGACATCAACAGATTTTTGTTGTtcagaaagagaaggaaaagttgCAGATGAACAAA AAACCATTGAAAACAAAGATGCCATCCCTCTGCATGGTGGCAACGGGGCTGCAAGCACTGGAATTATGAAAATGATGGGTTTGAGGAAATCATCAAAACCAACTGTAATGGTCTCCCCTGAAGGTAGTGGTGCAAGCtgtaagaagataaagaagatgaAG ATGTTGTTTCCTTATGAGGAATTTGTAAAGATTTTTCAGAGTGAAATCTTTGGCATATGCCCCAGGGGCCTGTTGAATTGTGGGAACAG TTGCTATGCGAATGCTGTCTTGCAGTGCTTGACTTCTACGAAGCCTCTTGTTGTCTATTTGCTTTATAGATCACATTCAAAAGCCT GTTGTGCTAAAGATTGGTGTCTCATGTGTGAACTGGAGCAGCACATTATAATTTTGAGAGAAAATGGAGATCCTCTATCTCCTAGTAGGATACTTTGGCACATGCGGAGTATAAATTGCCACATGGGTGATGGAAGTCAGGAAGATGCTCATGAATTTTTAAG GCTTCTTATTGCGTCAATGCAATCTATATGCTTGGAGGGACTTGGTGGTGAGAAAAAGGTTGATCCTAGACTACAAGAAACAACTTTCATACAACATACGTTTGGTGGCCGTCTTCAATCCAAG GTTAAATGTCTGAATTGTAACCATGAATCAGAAAGGTATGAGAATATTATGGACCTAACCTTGGAGATATTGGGTTGGGTTGAGTCACTGGAAGATGCCCTGACTCAATTTACTTCCCCTGAAGATTTGGATGGTGAAAATATGTACAGATGTGGAAG TTGCACTGCATATGTTCGAGCTAGAAAGAAACTGAGCGTACATGAAGCTCCGAACATCCTAACTATTGTGTTGAAGCGATTTCAG GAAGGAAGATATGGCAAAATTAACAAGTACATAACATTTCCTGAAATGCTCGATATGATACCTTTCATGACTGGGATGGGTGATGTTCCCCCACTCTATATGCTTTATGCTGTTGTCGTACACCTGGACACACTGAATGCATCTTTCTCTGGACATTACATTTCGTATGTGAAAGATCTGCAAGGCAATTGGTTCAGGATTGATGATAGCGAG GTTCAGCCAGTGCTAATTAACCAGGTGATGTCAGAAGGTGCATATATCTTATTCTACATGAG ATCTTGTCCGCGCCCGCCAGTTGAACTTTCCGGGAAAAACATGCAGCAATCGGTTCCCAACTATTCAAAACACTGCCCGGTAGAACCACAGAAGCCTTCCAAGTCCGGACATAGCAGAAACAACAGCCAATTTGTCGTCCCTGAACCTTTGGTCGATACCAGAGCAGATGTTGCCCCTCGACAAATCAACTCTGCCAATGGCTTCCTCAGAAGAAGCACCAGCAGAAATGTCCTGCCAGTAACACAAACTTATTTCGAAAACATCAGGCACGAGTTCTCGGATGCAGCGTCTAGTGACTGGTCCCTTTTCACAAGCTCAGACGAGGCATCTTTCACGACGGAGAGCACTAGGGACTCCTTCAGTACGGTAGATTACAGTGATAACATGGATCCATTGGCATCCATCTTCAACTTCACCCCGAAAAACTCCTACAGGAAATTTTCGAATAGTCGGCCACTTACCAGGTTCGTCCCCGAAAAGGGTCATACTGAGAGAGTAGAGAGAATTGATCAGTCTCATAATAAGGCCATGAATTCATCAATTGAACACCATCCACCAAATGGTAATTGCAGCATGTATGTATACTATGGACGTAGTAACCCTGTGTGTGATAATATTACAAGGACTTGA